The region AAGGCGCAAGGCACAAGGTTCAAGGTTTAAGAAAAAGCTAATAGACCTTCCAAATCTATTGATTTCTTTGTCCCTTGAGCTATTGCAAAGGGTAAATTCAATTAAAATAGGTCAGGCATCTTGCCTGACAATAGGTCTCGACCTTAAATCATAGAACGGGGCTATTATGGATTTAAAAGCTTGAAACCCAAGTCTGTGTCAGGTTTCCGGACGGCCGTACAGTCCAACATCTCGATGAGTATCACCTCGGCCACCTGCCAAGTTTTCACCCCGGCCCGCACGCAACCGGTTATGGTCGAGTCCCGGCGCCCTGCGGCCACATGCATATGCAGGCTCGGTTTTGCTTCGTCATCCGGAAAGAGCGTCCCGGTCCCGACGATTTCATGGATGTTTTCCAGCGCATGAGTCATAGGATTAACCGGGGTCGCCTGCCCGTCTTCCGGACCGACCACCAATCGGCTTTGGCCGTCCGCCCCGCCGAGGACGATCATATAAGCGGCCTTAATCCCCTGCTCGACGGCGAACCGTTCCAGCGTTTCATGGAGTATCTCCCCGTCTTCCAGGCGGATGATAAAAATACGACCCTGTTTAGCTATCGAATATTTCAAATCTTTTTACCTCAAGGGAAATTATAGCAGGTGAGTTCAAGAAAAGAAGT is a window of Deltaproteobacteria bacterium DNA encoding:
- a CDS encoding DNA-binding protein, producing the protein MKYSIAKQGRIFIIRLEDGEILHETLERFAVEQGIKAAYMIVLGGADGQSRLVVGPEDGQATPVNPMTHALENIHEIVGTGTLFPDDEAKPSLHMHVAAGRRDSTITGCVRAGVKTWQVAEVILIEMLDCTAVRKPDTDLGFKLLNP